From Musa acuminata AAA Group cultivar baxijiao chromosome BXJ3-8, Cavendish_Baxijiao_AAA, whole genome shotgun sequence, one genomic window encodes:
- the LOC135646252 gene encoding protein S-acyltransferase 8-like isoform X2, with amino-acid sequence MSLFVTVALIVVPVVIFCVFVARNLLHEFPAYDAGYAVLVVAIAFTIHVLLLLLMTSARDPGIVPRASHPPEEEFSHDTSTHSEIGGRHTPSLTFPRIKEVMVNGIPVKVKYCDTCMIYRPPRCSHCSICNNCVERFDHHCPWVGQCIGQRNYRYFFLFVSSSTLLCIYVFAMCALYIKFLMDEDYPTVWKAMKHSPASVVLMIYCFVSLWFVGGLTGFHLYLIGTNQTTYENFRYRADNRVSAFDRGCLSNFIEVLCTEIKPSRSKFRAYVQDEIPRPPPVGRTRDMEEEPASSPRVKVEDDLDIGGDLLKISRRRNYEEVDEEMGGRNSNGLHRALSESELMVDSETEIPVIRTETKNSSRGRRSGSWDLSPEVLAASSLAAEGDIPSSQKPVP; translated from the exons AT GTCGCTGTTTGTCACTGTTGCACTCATCGTTGTTCCTGTAGTgatcttttgtgtatttgttgcaaGAAATCTTCTCCATGAGTTTCCTGCCTATGATGCAGGATATGCAGTTCTGGTGGTTGCAATAGCCTTCACTATCCAT GTGCTGTTACTGTTACTGATGACTTCAGCTCGAGATCCGGGTATTGTACCACGTGCTTCACATCCACCAGAGGAAGAATTTTCTCATGATACTTCAACTCATTCTGAAATTGGTGGGAGGCATACACCCAGTTTAACATTTCCACGTATAAAAGAAGTAATGGTAAATGGGATACCAGTGAAAGTGAAATATTGTGATACTTGCATGATCTATCGGCCTCCTCGTTGCTCTCATTGCTCCATATGCAATAACTGTGTGGAACGATTTGATCATCATTGCCCCTGGGTTGGGCAATGCATTGGGCAG CGCAATTACCGCTACTTTTTCCTGTTTGTGTCTTCCTCAACTCTTCTTTGCATATATGTATTTGCAATGTGTGCATTGTACATCAAATTTCTCATGGATGAAGATTATCCTACAGTATGGAAGGCAATGAAACATTCTCCTGCATCAGTGGTACTAATGATATATTGTTTTGTTTCTCTCTGGTTTGTTGGCGGTCTCACTGGGTTTCATCTATACCTAATTGGCACTAACCAG ACCACCTATGAAAACTTCCGATACAGAGCTGACAACAGGGTTAGTGCATTTGATCGAGGTTGTTTGAGCAACTTCATCGAGGTACTCTGCACAGAGATCAAACCTTCTAGAAGCAAATTTAGAGCATATGTACAAGATGAAATCCCAAGACCTCCCCCAGTTGGTCGCACACGGGATATGGAAGAAGAACCAGCCAGTAGTCCACGTGTAAAAGTTGAAGATGACCTTGATATCGGAGGGGATCTCTTGAAAATTTCTCGACGTCGTAATTATGAAGAAGTCGATGAGGAGATGGGTGGTAGAAACAGCAATGGCTTGCATCGGGCCCTCTCGGAGTCCGAGCTTATGGTGGATTCCGAGACAGAGATTCCTGTTATTAGGACTGAAACGAAGAACTCAAGTCGTGGTAGGAGAAGCGGGAGCTGGGATCTCTCACCTGAGGTTTTAGCTGCAAGCTCTTTAGCAGCTGAAGGCGATATCCCATCATCTCAAAAGCCTGTGCCGTAG
- the LOC135646252 gene encoding protein S-acyltransferase 8-like isoform X1, which yields MAKRVYQAWKGNNSFLLCGRFIFGPDSRSLFVTVALIVVPVVIFCVFVARNLLHEFPAYDAGYAVLVVAIAFTIHVLLLLLMTSARDPGIVPRASHPPEEEFSHDTSTHSEIGGRHTPSLTFPRIKEVMVNGIPVKVKYCDTCMIYRPPRCSHCSICNNCVERFDHHCPWVGQCIGQRNYRYFFLFVSSSTLLCIYVFAMCALYIKFLMDEDYPTVWKAMKHSPASVVLMIYCFVSLWFVGGLTGFHLYLIGTNQTTYENFRYRADNRVSAFDRGCLSNFIEVLCTEIKPSRSKFRAYVQDEIPRPPPVGRTRDMEEEPASSPRVKVEDDLDIGGDLLKISRRRNYEEVDEEMGGRNSNGLHRALSESELMVDSETEIPVIRTETKNSSRGRRSGSWDLSPEVLAASSLAAEGDIPSSQKPVP from the exons ATGGCCAAACGGGTTTATCAAGCTTGGAAAGGGAACAAT AGCTTCTTGTTATGTGGGAGGTTTATATTTGGACCTGATTCCAGGTCGCTGTTTGTCACTGTTGCACTCATCGTTGTTCCTGTAGTgatcttttgtgtatttgttgcaaGAAATCTTCTCCATGAGTTTCCTGCCTATGATGCAGGATATGCAGTTCTGGTGGTTGCAATAGCCTTCACTATCCAT GTGCTGTTACTGTTACTGATGACTTCAGCTCGAGATCCGGGTATTGTACCACGTGCTTCACATCCACCAGAGGAAGAATTTTCTCATGATACTTCAACTCATTCTGAAATTGGTGGGAGGCATACACCCAGTTTAACATTTCCACGTATAAAAGAAGTAATGGTAAATGGGATACCAGTGAAAGTGAAATATTGTGATACTTGCATGATCTATCGGCCTCCTCGTTGCTCTCATTGCTCCATATGCAATAACTGTGTGGAACGATTTGATCATCATTGCCCCTGGGTTGGGCAATGCATTGGGCAG CGCAATTACCGCTACTTTTTCCTGTTTGTGTCTTCCTCAACTCTTCTTTGCATATATGTATTTGCAATGTGTGCATTGTACATCAAATTTCTCATGGATGAAGATTATCCTACAGTATGGAAGGCAATGAAACATTCTCCTGCATCAGTGGTACTAATGATATATTGTTTTGTTTCTCTCTGGTTTGTTGGCGGTCTCACTGGGTTTCATCTATACCTAATTGGCACTAACCAG ACCACCTATGAAAACTTCCGATACAGAGCTGACAACAGGGTTAGTGCATTTGATCGAGGTTGTTTGAGCAACTTCATCGAGGTACTCTGCACAGAGATCAAACCTTCTAGAAGCAAATTTAGAGCATATGTACAAGATGAAATCCCAAGACCTCCCCCAGTTGGTCGCACACGGGATATGGAAGAAGAACCAGCCAGTAGTCCACGTGTAAAAGTTGAAGATGACCTTGATATCGGAGGGGATCTCTTGAAAATTTCTCGACGTCGTAATTATGAAGAAGTCGATGAGGAGATGGGTGGTAGAAACAGCAATGGCTTGCATCGGGCCCTCTCGGAGTCCGAGCTTATGGTGGATTCCGAGACAGAGATTCCTGTTATTAGGACTGAAACGAAGAACTCAAGTCGTGGTAGGAGAAGCGGGAGCTGGGATCTCTCACCTGAGGTTTTAGCTGCAAGCTCTTTAGCAGCTGAAGGCGATATCCCATCATCTCAAAAGCCTGTGCCGTAG